CCGGGCAGAGCATTAGTTTGAGTCGCTCCATCCCACATATATGGAACTGAACCATCTCATTAGACCAGACAAGAGTACAACGCAGGCGTACTGGCTGTCCTTAGGAATACCCTAAAGGATCCTGGATGATAGGCAGAGATGGTGAGGGGCCccagcaggggtgggggttgttAGGGAGCAGGTCTCCATAACACACAGCCCCAGCATAGCTTGATGAAAATGATTATTACTGCAGGCCCCATGGACAAATGGAGTCCAGGCTCTAAGGGCAGGCAGGAACCTCTGTGCTGTACCCAGAAGGGGCTGAGTGAGGTAAGGTCAGCAGGAGCGCCTGGGGCAGGTCTATGGCTGACCTACATGGGGTGATCTGAGGGCTTAGGGGAACCTCTGAAGTTCTCAGCTGACATCTCTGGAGTTAGCACTCATGGTGGTGCTGATCAAAGACCAAGTCTGGCCCGACCTCTGCTCCCTGGGCACTGGGTCTTTTTTAGTGGCTGCTTCTTGCCCACTCCTGCAGGGAGTGAGAGGCAGCACACGCTTGTCTCTAGtattctgcctcctctcctcttcaAGTCCAGAAGAGGAGACCAAATGAGAAGAGATAGGAAGGAGAGCCCCAAACCAGAGTTTCGGGAGGCCCCAGGAAGCTGATAGGGATATGCCTCAGCCTAGGCAGGTTAAGGGTCCTGAGGACAACCTGCCCCTCCCTTGAGGCCTGGGTCAAAGGCTCTAGGAGTGAAGTCTGATATCTGGACCACACTTCTGAGTTCTCACAACCCATGCTGCAAAGCCGGGCTTGCTCCACAAGACCTGAGGACCCAAAGACTTGCTTCCTTCACCTCTGACTTATACGCACTCCCAAGAGTTTGTGGTTCCTGAATGGTGGGGTGCCACATCTGCCCACCCACCAAGGCCTAGGCAGCCATGGCTAATGGCTTTCTGGAGGTTCGGCAGACCCCCACCCAGCCCACTTCCTAGTTCTTGCTTCCACTCTTGCTCTAcagagactacacacacacacacacacacacacacacacacacacacacacacacacacctccactgcAGCAGAGTGCCCCATCTCAGGCTGTACTAACGGACCACTGGGGTGTTGTTCCCCTAGAAGGATCGCAGCCACCTCCTTTCTCCTATTCCAGGCCCAGTGTCCAGccatccacccccccaccctgtTCAGTTCTGGCCATCTTTTCAGGGGCAGCGCTTGCAAGGGGCTTCTGACATGTCTCCTCTAGGTAGAGGTGTAGTATTGTCTCAGAGAGGAGGTGACTGGGAAGGGGTCCTCAGCACTGCTTTAGGAAGCTTCCCAGCCACCAAGATCCCTGGCCCTGGGTGCAGTTTTCAGGGAGACACAGATTAGTTTGGCTTGGGTGGCAGGTAAGTCAGCCAGGCCTTGGGGTGACCAGGATCACTGCCTAGGTCCCTAAGCTCTCATCTCACTGACAAGTACCACTCAATCTGTGCTCAGTTGGTGCTGAAGAGAGGTACTCTATGTTGAGATTCTCCAAAGACCTAGATGTTAAGTGACCTTTCCTTAGGACCGAAGATATTTCTAGAGGGATTGCTAAGCAGTCAGGTTCAAGGAATCTGGTGAGAGACCCCACCTAGCTGGAAGGAGAGACTGAGAAGTGACAGGAGATCCCAGCCCTAAGCCTTGCATCATCTGGCTCCCTCAAGGCCCACattgcctagaactcactactgGACCACTCCTGAGAAGCGGGCTTCTGATGCTCCTGCCCAGTGCCTATGGGAATCCTTTAGTATGTCCTTTTACCCATGTGGAATACCTGTCTTGTCCAGAGCATTAAGGGTCACTGGAGAGTCTGAGAGGGATCGGGGATGTCCTCTGTCCTCCCAGAGCTAAGCACTGAGAGAATGATTTCCATAGCCTTCCAGTTTAAGTTCCTAAGCCTAGTTTCTGGCCCATCGAGGACTCCATCTAAAATAGCTCTGCAGACAGAACTCAGGAAAGCTAGGTGGAAGCTGCTGTTGAAATATTCTGGTCCTCTTTTGTTTAAAAGTTCCCTGGGGCCCCTGAAGGCCCAGAGCTATGAAGCAATGAAGCATCAGCTCCTAGCTGCCATCGCCCAGGCCTTCCAAAGACTCCCATCTCTTCTCTATTCAGCTAGAAGCAGCAGGGGTCGGGATCATGGTCCTCCCAGACAACTAAGGGTAAGGGTTATGGGGCTACCTGGAAGTGTTGGCCGCTTTGAGGAAGGAACTGTCTATGTTCCAGATTTGGTGGAGTGGACACCTGTGGTTGCCCAGGGAGCCAAGAGGAAGCTGGGAGTTCAGAGAGCACCAAAGAAGGAGCCTTGGGCAGACTCTTTAGGAGCCATCGTGGCCAGACAGGTGGACTAAGCTGGGGCCACACCAGCCAGTGCCCGCTCACATCCTactgacacagacacacgcagacacacagcTTGTAGTGCTCCTTCAGAGGTTTTATTCATTGCAGAAAGGGGGGCTGGGTCGGGGAGGTGGCTAGTTGCAGTAATTCTCCAGCTGGTAGAGCGAGCAGATGCTGGTGCAGCACTGGTCCACAATGCCTCGCTTCTGCTGGGCCACCTCCAGCGCCAAGGTCTGAAGGTCACCTGCTCCGGGGCCCCCACCCAGCTCCAACTGTGCCACTGTCAGGGAGGCAGTGTCAGAGCAGGCCGGAGCATCAGCAGCACAGATGCAAAGACACACAGGACAATCCAGTCAGGAGCAGCCGAgcagccccctgcctcccccaggcTTTCTTCCACCTTGGCCCCTCCTGCTAAGTTAGGGCAGGTGGCAGGGACCGCATGTATGTGGGACAAGTCACTGGGCATGGACACAAGGAGCTCCAAAGCCTACACATCTTGCCACCATCCCCCAATCAGTGCTTTATGCCCCCCCCCAATAGGTGCCTATTGTGGGGCCTCCCCACAGGTCTCCACCACCTAGGAGTCTTAAGCTGGATTGTCATTCATTCCCAGCAGCTGCCAAGTTTGCCTATGTCCCGCTGCCCATggaaatgtgcacacacacacacaccccacccccagttaccTTGAGACCCTTCACACCCAGGACACAATCTGTGAGGGTGAAGAAAACCAGAATGGTAAGCACTGGGGACCAAATTCAGGGGCAGAGCTCACCTTGTGGGTCCTCCACGCCACGCCGGGACTTGGGTGTGTAGAAGAAGCCACGCTCCCCACAGACCAGGTAGAGTGCCTCCACAAGGTGGGAACCACAAAGGTGCTGGTTGACAAAAGCCTGGGCAGGCTTGGGCTCCCAGAGGACCAGCAGGGCCAGCAGGGGCAGAAGGCGCATCCACAGGGCCATGATGGAACAGTGACCTGAAGAGAGGCAGGGTTGAGACCAGCAAAGGGCATGTGAAAGAGAAAGGAGCCCACATCTTCCCTCAAGTCCCTGGAGTCTTGGCCAGGGAGTCAGGCCCAGCGAGGAGGGTACGTACCTGCTTGCTGACGGCCTCTGATTGTAGCTAGTCACGTAGGGCTGGGGGTTACTGGGTCCCTACCAATTTTATAGTCTAAAgcacctcctctctgccccctgGACTCTGGTGTTTGGCCCATTAAGGGCTCCAGGGGGTGGGTCGGCAGATGGCCAGAGGGGCTGAAGCTGCAGTTTCCAAACACTT
The nucleotide sequence above comes from Peromyscus maniculatus bairdii isolate BWxNUB_F1_BW_parent chromosome 1, HU_Pman_BW_mat_3.1, whole genome shotgun sequence. Encoded proteins:
- the Ins gene encoding insulin, whose protein sequence is MALWMRLLPLLALLVLWEPKPAQAFVNQHLCGSHLVEALYLVCGERGFFYTPKSRRGVEDPQVAQLELGGGPGAGDLQTLALEVAQQKRGIVDQCCTSICSLYQLENYCN